The following coding sequences are from one Microtus pennsylvanicus isolate mMicPen1 chromosome 1, mMicPen1.hap1, whole genome shotgun sequence window:
- the LOC142842056 gene encoding vomeronasal type-1 receptor 4-like translates to MLISNVILGVFLISQLCVGVIGNTSLFILYIYIFFFMPHFKKLIDMFFMHLTIVNMVTIVFILIPDIMASFGVPNFLDDVGCKVVLCIYRISRGLSISTTCILSTFQAVTVTPSNSQWAWLKPKLSTWTFSSLLCSWLINLAIYGYMVETVMAKTNSTHVGRVYLHAYCQSRNLGNQNSRPFISIISMYDLFYVSIMMWTSLYVVILLYRHRKRAQYLRSTSLSSQQSPELRATHSILLLVSCFVILYWLNNFITLYGFYAQTKIPGLEAVNAFWATCYPTICPFLIMKNNKLILHFTSSFSALRMTCFQRARHG, encoded by the coding sequence ATGCTTATAAGTAATGTCATCTTGGGGGTCTTTCTCATATCTCAGTTATGCGTTGGTGTCATAGGAAACACATCACTGTtcattttatacatttacattttcttctttatgccTCATTTTAAGAAGTTGATAGATATGTTTTTCATGCACCTGACAATAGTTAATATGGTGACGATTGTGTTCATTTTGATACCGGATATCATGGCATCCTTTGGAGTACCCAATTTTCTGGATGATGTCGGTTGTAAggttgttttatgtatatacagAATTTCCCGCGGTCTGTCCATCAGTACCACCTGTATTCTAAGCACATTTCAAGCAGTCACCGTGACTCCCAGTAATTCTCAGTGGGCTTGGCTTAAGCCCAAACTCTCAACGTGGACGTTTTCTTCCTTACTTTGCTCCTGGCTCATTAACCTGGCCATCTATGGATATATGGTTGAAACTGTAATGGCCAAAACCAATTCTACTCATGTTGGACGTGTATATTTACATGCTTACTGTCAAAGCAGGAATTTGGGGAACCAAAATTCACGACCATTCATAAGCATCATATCCATGTACGATCTTTTTTATGTGAGCATCATGATGTGGACCAGCCTGTACGTGGTAATTCTCCTCTACAGACACCGCAAGAGAGCCCAGTATCTCCGCAGCACAAGCCTCTCCAGCCAGCAATCTCCTGAGCTCAGAGCCACTCACAGCATCTTGCTGCTGGTGAGCTGTTTTGTGATCTTGTATTGGTTGAACAATTTCATCACCCTTTATGGGTTTTATGCACAAACAAAAATTCCAGGATTGGAGGCAGTTAATGCATTTTGGGCAACGTGCTATCCAACCATCTGCCCTTTTTTAATAATGAAGAATAATAAACTTATTTTGcacttcacttcttccttttcagcACTGAGAATGACCTGTTTTCAACGTGCACGCCATGGCTGA